GATGCACTTGGTTGAAAACCGGGAACAGGGCGGGTCGTCGGGGAGGAAGATGGCGCTGGTGCACCTACCAAGTGGACAGGTGGTGTCGTCGTACAGCTTGCTGGAGCAAATATTGAGGGGTCTCGGCTGGGAAAGATATCATGGGGGGGACCCTAACCTGTTCCAGTTCCACAAGCACTCTTCCATTGATCTCATCTCTCTGCCTAAAAACTTCTCCAAGTTCAACTCCATTTACATGTACGACATCGTCCTCAAGAACCCTAATGTCTTCCACGTCCAAGACATGTGATCATTAACACTAACTGACTACGTACATCCATCATATCCATGCATCAATCATCTACTTGGTTTCTGTCTTGTGCAATTAATTAGTTGCATGCATATCCATCCTATATATGTTTAATTGTCGGCGTTTGTGTTCTTTCCTATATATGTATTACGTTTAATGTATGTGGTAATtagttgtttttaatttcttgttgtCTATCAATGTAAAATTTTTCTTGGATAGTACTACTATATATGTACGTACTATGCAAGAAATGGATGGTATTTAATTAGTAGAGTGTTAATGATCACGTGTATGTGTCAAATCTCTATCTATCTTTTGTAAATTGAAATATGTCTACGTGGGTAATGCATGCTTTTCTAAAGCCTTGTTTGTTACATATGGTTGATGTTAATTAATGCCAAAAGAGAGATCGAGAAACAACTTATTGGTAGTGGATATCTACCTAGCTAGTAGTACTAGCTTGCTAGCTAGCGAGATGCTACTTATTAATAAGGTTCTTATATAACATTtgatatatcttaattaatacgCTATAATAATCACTTAAATAGGAATACACAATTGAAGTGTAACAGATAGACTTCAACTATATATATGCTGTCTTTTTCCCAGTTGATTGATTGgtcctttatatataatttataaattgagGTGTATCAAACGATTCTTATTAtcatccaataaaaaaaaaagaagaagaaaaattcatgATCTTATGCATTTAAAAGATATACGAGATTACAGAAAaccatataattatatatagcaGCAAGATGGTTCCTTGTTTTTCATATATCCTGAAGTTACTGATTGAAAGGGGATGGGCGTAATTAATTACCAGATCGTTATCAGAAGTACTATTGGCAAGATCGTCCTTGGCAAATGGCAAGCTTTAATACACCCTTTAATCTCTATAATACAGAGATGAGTGAGATTTTGATCACTGTCGATCGTTGTCCCAATAAAATAGGATAATATGGAGAAGCAGAGGGAGTGAACATGGATCGAATTAATGTCAAGGTAAAATGATTGGTGGCCACTTTTGGTCGGTCATGTATTATTCGCCACGACAACCAATTTAATTAGCAAAGATAATATAGACGTACATCTCTgttgtattaattatatatgtatatacagtGCTCAAGTTACAGTATCTTTAATTAGAAGATGGGTGTAGGTGGAGGAGGCCAAGTGTCGTTGTGCGTCGGAATCCCCACCCCAGCCAGCTAACCCTGCAGGAATCGGTGATCGTCCGGCCGGCGGCGGAGCAATGTGATAAATGATGTGAAAGTgagagataaaaaataaaaagtgaagTGAAATGAGAATCATAAGGCAATGATGAAGAGAGAGTGGCAATGGCGAAGGGAGTAAGGAGGCTAGGCTAGTagttgaggaggaggagggggagTGGTCCCGGTGGCGGGCGGGCGGGCGGGCGGGCGTGTGGGTTGAGGGGCGTACTCACGTGAAGTGGATCGCGATGTATCGCTACTCCACGTGTCACTTGGGGCTCTCTGCCTTATCATGATTCTTCATTCATTTTCTCCTTCACCCTACAGCTGCCTTTTGAATCTCATATCATCTTCCCTTCGCTGAACAAACACCCCCCCATCCATCCCATGattcccatcccatcccatcccatcctatatatatatatttatatatatgctgcCTCCAAGCCTATACTAATATCTTGCGTTTTATGAACTCCTGAATcagatataattaatttaaacttttaattctcattaattttaaaacatttgttACATTTCAgtctacaaaatttaaataattacaatttcTATCCACATGCATGTTTCGCCAATCTTCTAACTCACACAGAATTTacttttaagtaataaagaaaaagacaagaaaatatatggaaaagaagagaagaggagaggagaggaaagaGAGGCGTAGTGCCTTTTGGCTACCAAAAACAGAATATGGTTAGCGTTGgcacagagagaaagagaatctCACATTTGGTTTTACTGTCGAAGCCAAAGAAAGATTGCTAACAACACAGggtggagagaaagagatagagagaatatCTATGACCATGGTTGGGGACTCTTTTATCGGAATTACAATAAATTTTGGGATTGTAATGTAATAAATTCAAGATTGATGGGCAACGGGGTTTGCCCCAATTTAGAAGGGCTATTATCCTTACAAGTGGCAACATTTGATGGCCCTAAGGTTAAGGTGTGAATAGACTGCATGGGGTTACCTTAGTATCTATTCTTCCATCccatctcttcctcttccttttccacTCAAAATTGTCAATTATTGGTTCTAAAAATCACCAACAAACAATTGACTCTTTATCATTAAATCTCACTCATTCTGATcattaattaaaagtttaataataataattactgAAACccaactaaggattttaatgATGCCATAGACATTCTTTGAATAATAATAGTTTTGAGATGTAGCCTAACACATGGGTATATGgcaaattaataaaagattGAGTGAAATCTTATTAGCctagaaaaaaaactaaaattaattaaaattattattctaataTTAACCTTAATTAGCTGAATTAGTCAGTTTATTGTTGACTAATATTTCTTCAGCCACCCAAACCAGTCCAACAATCAGCCACTGATTCTCAAGAACATGTTGCTGGCAATATAGGCCATTTATATGGTTCTGTCATTTTGtataaaagaatttattatcATACTAAATACATATCTAAAATAGTAAATCAaaggaaaatttcaaaatgcGCCACGTCACAATCTCTTAACCGAAACATGGAAATGGtgttattttcatgtttttacaatatttttttatcttgaaatgttaagaaatattaaaaaatatttttaaataatttttataattttaaaattatttcataatattaaaaaaataaataaaaatgcgTTTCTCGTCCCAGCAACCATCCATCTTCTCATCATTATTGTTGTTCCTGATTTGTTGGTATTGGGGGCAGAGCTTGCCTCTCTTGTTTTACCACATGTCTCCCCCATCCGATAGCGTGTATCTCTCCCTATTCCAAGTGCTCCATACCCCCCAATCAGATAGCCTGATTGCCCTTGAGCATTAGAATATTTTTCGAGCGCACTTCATTGTCTAGATGATCTTTCAAAAGTTCAGGTACCATAGGGTGTACTTGGTTGGGGACTCTCGTCCTGGTGTGAGCTCTCATTCAGGTAGGGTTAGGCTAGTTTGTCAAACCGATTGATCTCGTTCCTCTGAGCAActtgtgttaagattggcttttGGTCTCGTTTTTCACAGACAGTGTTAAATTGttattgccaaaaatacaataattaaaatttatgatgtgagaTTCACTCGAGCTTAgcgtcgggtgaagttaggttgtcgTATGAAAAGTTGTCACAAGAGAGTTCACCGCAAGGATGCCCACCACAAGGCTTTGCTGTAAAGTTTTGGCTTCGCCACTAGGTCTCACCACAAGGTCTTAGTCTTACCATAAGGTCTTGGTTTCGCTGCTagatcttgccacaaggtcttgatTTTGCCGTtaggtcttgccacaaggtcttgatTTTGCCGTTAGGTCTTGCCACAAGATCTTGGCTTCGTCGCTaagtcttgccacaaggtcttgacTTCACCGCtaggtcttgccacaaggtcttggcTTCGCCGCTAGAACTCACCATAAGGTCTTGGCTGCGTTACTAGGTCTTGCCACAAGATTTTACCCCTGTTGATACTAAGAAATGGGTTAAAAGGCTCACGAGAATCCTCACCAGCGACTACCCTCGGATGCCTAAGTCAATACCAAATTCAAAtaactattcacgaaaatagtgAAAAATGCAGTCGAAGTGTCAAAGATTTTACCAAAATCGAAAGTCCTATTCATTGtcttgtagctgggtatttatagggcgcaATTTTTAAGGGTGCCCGGTGCTGACACGTGACATTTGCTAATTGGAGTTTTGGCCTCGCCCGAAAAATGCTCTCTACCGCAAAGCCAGGCTGGCCGCAAGGCCCTTGCAACAAGCTTAAAGGCCTCGCAACACCTTACGCATGGCTGCCCTTGCAGTGCCGTAAGCTTTGCGGCAAATAGCGTCTTCCGGGCGAGGCCAAAATTCCATTCAACAGATGTCACGTGTCAACATCGGGCACCCTTGAAAATTGCACCCTATAAATACCAGCTACAAGACAATGAACAGGACTTCCGATTTCGATAAAATCTTTGACACTTCGACTATATTTTTCGCTATTTTCATAAATAGTTATCTGGATttggtactgacttaagcattggagggtcgTCGTGGGCGAGGATTCTCGCGAGCTTTCTAACCCATTTCTGAGTATTAACAGGGCCAAAACCTTGTAGCAAAACGTAACGGCGAAGCCAAGATCTTGTGGCGAGATATAGCAACGAAGCCAAGATTTTATGAcaagacctagcggcgaagccAAAACCTTGTGGTAAGACCTAGCGACAAAgccaagaccttgtggcgagacctagcGATGAAACCAAGACCTTCGCCAAAACTTTGTagcaaagccttgtggcgaaagagcttgTGGTGGGCATCCTTGCGGCGAACTCCATTgaggcaacctaacttcacccgacgcCAAGTTTGAGTGggccccacatcataaattttaattgttattgttggtcccttaaggtatgACTCCCTTAAggtatgaccactcaagaggggggttgaattgattatttaaaatttttctcccttttaataaatattattgattaattattttctctaagaatatataaaaatattttcttttaattaaattcttattatttaattttaaacaaattaagattttttgactatatatatgtaagtttgagattaataaattgcaagtcacaaaatatagtaaaaataaataaatgaggcacaagataatttatagtggCTCGGTTtctccacacacacctactccactctctcaaagtctcaaccacccttggggttccactaattTCACTAAGGTTTTCACACTatctcaccttgaaaactagatacactcctagattacaatgggttcaaGGAAAACTACCAACACCAGAGTTTTCTTCCtaacttatcttgaaaactaaattcacctagattttaacaatTATAGGAAACCTATATAATCCAcgatagtaatttaaatgttacaaataatttgtccacacttggacacaaataagcaattaagaacaaattatacaagacaataatatttaaataaataaataaacggtgaCCTCAATTTGAATGGAAAAGATCGAATTCGGCTTTgcgatctctttttcttctcttgtcttgtggctcttcggtagaTGAATAATGAATCTTTGAGTGTCTTGAAAtggttgaaaattaatttgagagcttttgggagtTTTGGATGTACAATATatgcaatggatactcaaaaaatgagtttggaggtatttataagtattttagtcactaaagaaatggttaatatgaaatttgaaattcaaaaaatgtttaggttttctcaaaaaataagaaaacatgtctcacatttaattcaaaataaatttactttttgcatgagaaatcaagatttaaatattcaaatataaacttttgagacataaataattaaaaaaaaaaacatgtttaaaagcaatctcctttaattcaaaataaatttactttttgcatgagtaaaagaaaacatgtttaaaatcaattttctttaattcaaaataaatttactttttatatgagaatgagaaaatgtctaaaagtaattcgttttttattcaaaataaatatactttatgcataagtaataaaaatatttattaataaataaaaattcaaatataaacttttgaaacataaatgatcaaaagaagaaaacatatttaaagacaatccacttttaatttaaaataaatttactctttgcactcacttttaattcaaaataaatttatttttttatatgagaaagaaatatatttatatcataaaaatatttttattaatcatcaaaacttaattaatatgaataaattagcccaacaattatatttttgacaacaacaattatgtatgtatatatatatatattttttatttttaattctttcccGAAGAAACTGTAAATGTATTATGTATGTCTATATGttctttaaatacatacatataactAACTGtgaatatatgcacatatatatatatataaagagaaagagaatgatggtaaagtgaagaaatttttataaattatattatgtttacttttttttgaattatttatttatttttaactattaactcaatttataaataataaaacttgtgtttatatttacttttatatataaattgtgattattattgactagctattttttatattaaaaattatattttaaaataaccactttttttttttatttctccaccttagttttctaatttttaaaaattattatttttccatttctatcTCCTCTACTTCTCAGTACAATTTAGATCTCTAACATTAACATTGAGAGAATAATGATGAGATAATTGACCCCTATATAGGCAGGAAAGAATAATGATCTTTTTGGAGAAATGCTAGACCAATTTATTCCCACAGAATAAAAAGTTCATTTTGCTAATACATTGAAAGTTGAGCCGTTAGCTATGTCCaacaggatatatatatatatatatattacctacGGCACACTACTAATGTAATCTGGTACAACAGCGAGTTTTGAAACATTTAAACCAACAAATCAACATATTGCAGCCTGTAAAGACATAACCGAGCAACTcaatttttcacaatttttcaaGAACAAGCGTCTCACAACACCCAGTTATAAACTTAAGGAACAGCTCTCCGCTGTGGCTAAATCCGGACAGTACAAGGCACTTGAATCCAGCAGACAGTCAAATAAGTACAAAATGCTGGCAAGAACAGTAAAGGAGAGTTGATGATTTAATGAGAGGGTACCAAGTTACATCATACATGGGATCCACAAAAACCTTGTCCAAGTCACAACTTCTATCGCAAATGCTTCCTAGTTTGGCTCAAGCAAACCGCAAAACGCAACACAACAGCAGCTACAAGGGTGCGCTAGATCAAGATTTGATCTTTGCAATAATATCTGAGATGACTTCATCCATGTCGAGTTCCTTCATTGGTAAAAATGGCCGCTTCATGTTCTGTAAGTTATGCGTGAAGGATTACATGCAATTTGGAAATAGTAGTGAGTACTAGATTTACTATTGgggatctttaaaaaaaataaaaaagtgtaaATTAGAGTTGGTTTCTCCCATAACAATATATGTGAGCCAGAACATGAACTTTCATGTTCACATCCTTCTGCAAGTATCGATTCACATTTACCAGACTTGGTCTAAAAGCCGTTTCTAGGCGTGCAACATTACTACACCAGCACcagaaacaacaacaacaacaacaaaagagagagaaagagca
This genomic stretch from Diospyros lotus cultivar Yz01 chromosome 1, ASM1463336v1, whole genome shotgun sequence harbors:
- the LOC127811117 gene encoding flowering-promoting factor 1-like protein 2, which produces MSGVWEFKNGVMHLVENREQGGSSGRKMALVHLPSGQVVSSYSLLEQILRGLGWERYHGGDPNLFQFHKHSSIDLISLPKNFSKFNSIYMYDIVLKNPNVFHVQDM